A genome region from Sphingobium sp. CR2-8 includes the following:
- a CDS encoding acyl-CoA dehydrogenase family protein — protein MATQAMHRDDGLRASTGPVSAEQLDRLTRRLAETAERYDRSGEFPRANFDLLADEGLIGLTVPRELGGRGAGLGEALRVLGAVAKGEPSTALILFMTYHYHATPTRARTWPQAIYEELARDAVAGRGLIGGLRVEPELGTPVRGGLPATIARRTADGWAISGTKIYSTGSTGLDWFSVWAKTDEDEPRVGNFLVRSDAPGIDIEPAWDHLGMRATVSHAVHFTDTSTPLDHAVDIRRPEQWAAGAGDPSLAIWNALAIATIYDGVARAARDWLRAYLNDRVPTNLGASLATLPRVQEKFGEIETLLQVNRTLIRDAAARHEAGDPPGAVEVNNIKYLATANAIRSVEIGLELTGNPGISRKNPLERHYRDVLCSRIHSPQSDTILVAAGRAALGN, from the coding sequence ATGGCGACCCAGGCAATGCACCGCGACGATGGGCTGCGAGCTTCAACGGGACCGGTCAGCGCTGAGCAACTTGACCGGCTGACCCGGCGACTGGCCGAAACCGCCGAGCGCTATGACCGCAGCGGCGAATTTCCCCGCGCCAACTTCGACCTGCTGGCGGACGAAGGGCTGATCGGCCTCACCGTGCCGCGCGAACTGGGTGGTCGCGGCGCGGGCCTGGGCGAAGCGTTGCGGGTGCTGGGCGCCGTGGCGAAAGGCGAGCCGTCGACCGCTCTCATCCTGTTCATGACCTATCATTACCACGCCACGCCGACCCGCGCACGCACATGGCCCCAGGCCATCTATGAGGAACTGGCGCGCGATGCGGTGGCGGGCAGGGGGCTGATCGGTGGCCTGCGCGTGGAACCGGAACTGGGAACCCCCGTGCGCGGCGGCCTGCCAGCCACCATCGCGCGGCGCACGGCCGATGGCTGGGCGATCAGCGGCACGAAAATCTATTCCACCGGCTCGACCGGGCTGGACTGGTTTTCGGTCTGGGCGAAGACCGACGAAGATGAGCCGCGCGTCGGCAATTTCCTGGTACGATCGGATGCGCCCGGTATCGATATCGAACCGGCCTGGGATCATCTCGGCATGCGTGCGACGGTCAGCCATGCCGTGCATTTCACGGACACGTCGACGCCCCTCGACCATGCGGTCGATATCCGCCGTCCCGAACAATGGGCTGCCGGGGCAGGCGATCCCAGTCTCGCCATCTGGAACGCGCTGGCGATTGCCACCATCTATGATGGCGTCGCCCGCGCGGCGCGCGATTGGCTGCGCGCCTATCTCAACGATCGTGTTCCGACCAATCTCGGCGCATCGCTCGCCACCCTGCCGCGCGTGCAGGAAAAATTCGGCGAGATCGAAACCCTGCTCCAGGTCAACCGGACGCTCATCCGCGATGCCGCCGCGCGACATGAAGCAGGCGATCCGCCCGGCGCGGTGGAGGTCAACAATATCAAATATCTCGCCACCGCCAACGCCATCCGTTCGGTCGAGATCGGCCTCGAACTCACCGGTAATCCCGGCATCAGCCGGAAAAACCCGCTCGAACGCCATTATCGCGATGTGCTGTGCAGCCGCATCCACTCGCCGCAATCCGACACCATATTGGTCGCCGCCGGTCGCGCGGCGCTTGGGAACTGA